In the genome of Arachis stenosperma cultivar V10309 chromosome 6, arast.V10309.gnm1.PFL2, whole genome shotgun sequence, the window tatgattgaaaagatatgattttgaaaacaattttaaaaagatttgattttaaaaattaatgacttgcctaacaagaaaagatatgattcaaacattaaacctttctcaacagaaaaggcaacaaatttgagatgttcaatcaaatcattaattgttagtaagtatctttgaaaaaggaaagaaattgattttgaaaacatttgattgaaaagatttgatttgaaaaagatttgattttgaaaaactttgaaaacttgaaaaaaattgatttgaaaacagaatcttccctcttgtgccatcctggcgttaaacgcccagaatggtgcacattctggcgtttaacgcccaaaactatacccttttgggcgttaaacgcccaaccaggtaccctggctggcgtttaaacgccagtctgtcttcttcactgggcatttttgaatgcccagctttttctgtataattcctctgcagtatgttctgaatcttcaattctctgtattattgacttgaaaagacacaaattaaaaatatttttggatttttaataatgaggaataatcaaaatgcaactaaaatcaaatatcaatgcatgcaagacaccaaacttagcagtttgtatactactgacactaacaagatgagaatgcatatgagaaacaacaaaaatactcaagtcaatagaatttaaagatcaaaacaagaaaatcatcaagaacaacttgaagattaatgaagacacatgcataaattcgaaaaatgcaagaaaaacagaaacatgcaattgacaccaaacttaaaatgagacactagacttaaacaagaaatatttttttgtttttatgattttgtaattttttttggatttttcgaaaattaagtgaaaaggaaaatgaaggtatcaaaattcttaatgagaattccaggaatcatgcaatgttagtctaaagctttagtctaaaggaattagacatagctagctaagcttcagcaggacattgcattcaagagctaaattgatgatgatcaatcagctttggtgatgataagaacatcaccttgaaacactagaattcattcttaagaactctgaaaaaaaatacctaatctaagcaacaagatgaaccgtcagttgtccatactcgaacaatccccggcaacggcgccaaaaacttggtgcgcgaaattgtgattcactacacaactttgcacaactaaccagcaagtgcactgggtcgtccaagtaataccttgcgtgagcaagggtcgatcccacggagattgttggtatgaagcaagctatggtcaccttgtaaatctcagtcaggcagactcaaatgggtatagatgatgaataaagcataaagataaagatagagatacttatgtatatcattggtgagagcttcagataagcgtatgaagatgccttcccttccgtctttctgctttcctacagtcttcatccaatccttcttactcctttccatggcaagctcatgtagggtttcaccgttgtcaatggctacctcccatcctctcagtgaaaatgttcctatgctctgtcacagcatggctaatcagctgtcggttctcggtcaggccggaataaaatccatcgattcttttgtgtctgtcactaacgccccgcctgctaggagtttgaagcacgtcacagtcattcaatcattgaatcctactcagaataccacagacaaggtttagaccttccgaattttcttgaatgccgccatcagttctcgcctataccacgaagattccggttaaagaatccaagagatattcactagagcctcgtatgcttgtagaacaagagtggttgtcagtcactttgttcatgagtgagaatgatgatgagtgtcacggatcatcacattcatcaagttgaagaacaagtgatatcttggacaaagaacaagcggaattgaatagaagaacaatagtaattgcattaatactcgaggtacagcagagctccacaccttaatctatggtgtgtagaaactccaccgttgaaaatacataagaacaaggtctaggcatggccgaatggccagcctcccaaagagggttcaatcataaaaacatgatcaaaagatgatctagagatctaaagtgatcaaaagatgataatacaatagtaaaaggtcctatatatagaaaactagtagcctagggtgtacaaagatgagtaaatgacatagaaatccacttccgggcccacttggtgtgtgcttgggctgagcaatgaagcattttcgtgtagagactctccttggagttaaacgccagcttttatgccagtttgggcgtttaactcccatttaggtgccagttccggcgtttaacgctggaatttctgtaggtgactttgaacgccggtttgggccatcaaatcttgggcaaagtatggactatcatatattgctggaaagcccaggatgtctactttccaacgccgttgagagcgcgccaattgggcttctgtagctccagaaaatccacttcgagtgcagggaggtcagaatccaacagcatctgcagtccttttgagtctctggatcagatttttgctcagatccctcaatttcagccagaaaatacctgaaatcacagaaaaacacacaaactcatagtaaagtccagaaaagtgaattttaactaaaaactaataaaaatataataaaaactaactaaaagatactaaaaacatactaaaaacaatgccaaaaagtgtacaaattatccgctcatcagttaccAGGACTTGTCGTGTTGGCTTTATAAcagacagatgagactcatcaaccactaggacaggcatgcatcatatgcattataTGTGATTTATTTGGATTGGCTAATTGGTTGCATTATTACTTGCTAATTTCCTACTTGTCTTATCTGCTTCCTACTTGTgtatttctttgtttgatatactTGTGTTTGCATCTATTACGGTTGGCAATTGGGAGGTTTGCAGGATATAGAAagggaatatatatatatatatatatatatataccgaAGATCATGAAGTTAGTCGCCTGTTTTCATTTCATGGTTTAGTATGCTTGTACGCTTTGATTATAATctggaagttctaggattgccttcggcattcccaggacattacatgttagatatttgggcactgttaccatgctgagaacctccagttctcacccatgcggattttctggttttcagatgcaggacgagaggctcctcgctgaggcatgctggagacttctttTTTGGCGAATATCCTTAGCTTTGGGgatattattttgattattatatACATGTTTAGATACTTATATTCTCCATTGTAtatgtatattttgtatttactCCTCTTAGAGGTTATTTTGGAGAAACAGGTTTTGTATTTTGTCTGTTGGGTTCTTTTGGGATTTCCTtactatatatgtatgtatactatatgctcggaccggttatcttcacAAACCGAGTCCCGAGTCTTGATATATGTATTTTGgcattcttatatatatatctctTCGCTTTAGCTTACTCTCTAACTGTTCgtttacgttatcgatcggagtgttgcgctttttgATCTATCGGTTTTGACTTACCcctttttcttcaaaggctcctagatataaatatttttcacactactatacgtactaaatttttcttttagaggtcgtaatacctcaccaccACTGTTTTATGAtgtaagcataagactctgtgtggtagggtgttacattatggtatcagagcagtttgttcctgtagagcctgagggatggactgactatgcttctgtgcattctatatgtatgtatttatGTACTATTAGGATATCTGAATGATACAACTGGCATAAATGTTCATGaacatgcatttgggactttgagcactagacttccgatattgagactgatcaacttgatatcgattatttggtgtgtataggaaccagatggcgcctcgtgtaTGCGGTTGAGGCCGTGGGAGAGGACGTATCGGTACTCGTGTGCCAGAAACCAATCCGAACGATCCGGTGAACTTCATGGCTGCGTTGCAGAACATGGTTGCTGATATGCAGGCCACTGCTGAGGCACTCGGACAGTAGATGAACAACCATAATCATGAGGGTAATGGTGAAAACGGGACCTAAGGTCTGATGACATTGGCGACcttcttaaaggttaatccgTCAAAATTCAAGGGAACCACCAATCCGACCGAAGCCGACACTTGGTTTCAAGCTATGGAGCACACACTGCAAGCGCAGTTGGTACCTAAAAAGCAGTGCGTCGAGTTTGCTACTTATCTGCTTACTGGGGAAGTGTCACACTGGTGGCAGGGAACCCGACATCTCCTACAACATGGTGATGATCCTATCACCTGGGATGCTTTTCAGGAGGAATTTTACAAGAAGTACTTTTTGAACTCCGCTAGAACGGCCAAGGAATTGGAGCTACTGCAGCTAAAGCCGGGTGCTATTTCTGTATCTGAATATATAGACAAGTTTGAGGAGTTGTTTAGATTCTCCCGTATGTGTCAAGGAGCTCCGGGAGACTTTGAGTAGTGAAAGTGTATCAAGTACGAAGGAGGGCTCCGAAGCAATATCTACAGTTTAGTAGGGCCTATGGAGATCAGGACTTTCATAGTAAGGGCAGAGTTACCGAAGAGTGTCTGAAGAAGGCAGCTGCAGAAAGAGGAAGTCATAGGGAATCATTCCCACTGAACCGAGGGAAGAGTTTTGCTCCTAGAGGTCTGCCCTTCAAGTGGGAAGGTTTTACACCACAAAGAACTCAGGGTCAAAATAACTTTAGGAGGCCTAATAACAACAATGTTCCAGGGAGGAGATTtaggaagcagcctcagaatgagcAGATGTGTGCTAGATGTGGGAGTTACCATCTTGGTGTTCCGTGCAAGGCCGGCTAGGGTTTATGCTACTCATGTGGGAAGCCGGGGCATAAAGCCTCTAACTATCCAGAGAAGCAGAGATAAGGTGCTGGGAGggcactggtgcacgaaattgtaaatcacacttttcacaattcgtaccactaaccaggaagtgcactgggtcgtccaagtaacaccctacgtgagtaagggtcgatcccacagagattgttggcttgaagcaagctatggttatcttgtaattcttagtcaggataataGTAATTCACAGTTTTGATTGGTAGTAAATAAAAcgcatggattaaataatacttgttatgcagtaatggaaaatatgttggagttttggagatgctttgtcttctgaatctctgctttccccctgtcttcttcttcacgcacgcaaagTTCCTCCTATGgaaagctgtgtgttggtggatcaccgttgtcaatggctaccatccgtcctctcagtgaaaatggtccaggtgcgctgtcaccacacggctaatcatctgtcgattctcgatcatgtcagaataggatccattgatccttttgcatctgtcactacgcccaacactcgcgattttaaagctcatcacagtcattcaatccctgaatcctactcggaataccacagacaaggtttagactttccggattctcaagaatgctgccaatggattctagcttataccacgaagattctgattaaggaatccaagagatactcattcaatctaatgtagaacggatgtggttgtcaggcacgcgttcataggttgagaatggtgatgagtgtcacggatcatcacattcatcatattgaagtgcgaatgaacatcttagataaaaacaagcgtgtttgaatagaaaacataaataattgcattaattcatcgagacgctaaAGAGTTcgtcacccccaacaatggagtttagagacttatgccgtcaaaaagtacaaagtttagatctaaaatgtcatgagatatagaataaatctctaaaagttgtttaaatactaaactagtaacctaggtttacagaaaatgagtaaactaaggtagatagtgcagaaatccacttttggggcccacttggtgtgtgctggggcagagacttgagcttttcacgtgcctgggctgtttctggagttaaacgtcaggttgtaacctgttttgggcgtttaactccaatttgcaacttgtttttggcgtttaacgccagaatggaacatggaactTGCGATAAAcaccagtttacatcgtctatcttcgagcaaagtatgaactattatatattgctggaaagccctagatgtctaatttacaacccaattgagagcgcgccaattagactcttgtagctccaaaatatccattccgagtgcagggaggtcagaatccaacaacatcaacagtcctttttcagcctgaatcagatttttgctcagctccctcaatttcagccaaaaaatacctgaaatcatagaaaaacacacaaagtcatagtaaagtccagaaatatgaattttacctaaaaactaataaaaatatactaaaaactaactaaaacatactaaaaactacatgaaattacccccaaaaagtgtataaaatatccgctcatcacaacaccaaacttaaactgttgcttgtccccaagcaactagataaataagataggataaaaaggaatcaagaagcaataatatctcagagttttaagtgaagctcatattctaattagatgagcgggactagtagctttttgcttccgaacagttttggcatctcactttatcctttgaaattcagaatgattggcatccataggaactcagaattcagatagtatta includes:
- the LOC130934358 gene encoding uncharacterized protein LOC130934358, whose protein sequence is MAALQNMVADMQATAEVNPSKFKGTTNPTEADTWFQAMEHTLQAQLVPKKQCVEFATYLLTGEVSHWWQGTRHLLQHGDDPITWDAFQEEFYKKYFLNSARTAKELELLQLKPGAISVSEYIDKRAPKQYLQFSRAYGDQDFHSKGRVTEECLKKAAAERGSHRESFPLNRGKSFAPRGLPFKWEGFTPQRTQGQNNFRRPNNNNVPGRRFRKQPQNEQMCARCGSYHLGVPCKAG